One window of Nymphaea colorata isolate Beijing-Zhang1983 chromosome 1, ASM883128v2, whole genome shotgun sequence genomic DNA carries:
- the LOC116259789 gene encoding leucine-rich repeat receptor-like serine/threonine-protein kinase RGI4 has protein sequence MEEKRASLPSVSLSHFFFFFLFLSLEFFVIESLNPEGQALLAWKNSLNGSTEGLRDWNPVDRDPCKWYGILCNANGEVIKVSLRSLPLHGPLPSGLSALKSLQTLILTGANLTGSIPREFGDFSQLTFLDLSHNGVNGAIPTEICRLTRLEKLYLNSNFLEGPIPADIGNLTSLSWLILYDNQLNGVVPSSIGNLKNLTVFRAGGNANLQGPLPAEIGNCTELTMLGLAETSITGPLPTTLGQLKNLQTLAIYTAMLSGPIPKELGDCPQLDSIYLYENSLSGSIPRELGRLSNLQNLLLWQNSLVGTIPPEISNCSSLVVIDLSMNTLTGSIPQNFGNLANLEEILLSSNQISGSLPSSLVKCTALTHIEVDNNEITGQIPPELGTLKNLTLLYLWENKIEGTIPSTLADCENLEALDLSQNNLVGPIPKQIFSLKNLTKLLLLSNDLSGPIPAEIGNCTSLVRLRASNNRLSGSIPSEIGSLSSLNFLDLGQNQLIGSIPPEISSCTGLQFLDLHSNSLSGNIPESIGRLVGLQVIDISENYLTGDFPPALGSLTSLTKLMLGYNNFSSRIPAELGRCSKLQLLDLSSNRFTGEIPPELGSLPSLAISLNLSKNFLTGQIPREFSGLVKLGTLDLSHNLLTGDLSVLSTLQNLVTLNVSFNNFSGALPDTPFFKKLPLSDLTGNSALCISGDSCSRMPSAAKSSILKLAMSLLLSATALLLLLALYMLIKVRNGAPDDTGDPEIAPPWSITLFQKRDILVDDILRSLIPGNIIGKGCSGVVYRALLCGGDSIAVKRLWPSKKCSELAFASETNTLGSIRHKNIVRLLGYCSNRSTKLLLYDYMPNGSLGSLLHDENGKGVVVEWEMRYNILLGAAQGLAYLHHDCIPPILHRDVKANNILLGQRYEPYLADFGLAKLLNEDNMSYSRSSPHLAGSYGYIAPEYASMLRITEKSDVYSFGVVLLEVLTGKHPLDPTFPEGQHLVQWVKDHLKSKGNAVEVLDPKLQGRPDSQIQEMLQSLGISLLCISNNADDRPTMKDVAALLKEIRHDFPGDAHKLDVYKQPDNLPKYSSTVSSARSLLPPCSSSSSLPYSSSVSTKINLH, from the exons ATGGAAGAGAAGCGTGCGTCCCTCCCATCAGTATCCCTCtctcacttcttcttcttcttcctgtttctTTCATTGGAATTCTTCGTCATAGAATCGCTGAATCCAGAAGGGCAGGCTCTCCTTGCATGGAAGAACAGCCTGAACGGATCAACTGAAGGTCTCCGTGATTGGAACCCTGTTGATCGCGACCCTTGCAAGTGGTACGGCATCCTCTGCAATGCCAATGGAGAAGTAATCAAGGTGAGTCTGAGGTCTCTCCCACTTCATGGCCCTTTGCCTTCTGGCTTGTCTGCCCTCAAATCCCTGCAGACCTTGATTCTCACAGGCGCCAACCTCACGGGATCCATCCCAAGAGAGTTTGGTGACTTCTCACAGCTGACCTTCCTGGACCTCAGCCACAATGGGGTCAATGGTGCCATCCCAACTGAAATTTGCAGGCTCACAAGGCTAGAAAAACTGtacttgaattcaaatttcttaGAAGGACCAATCCCTGCTGATATTGGCAACCTCACCAGTCTGTCATGGCTTATTCTCTACGACAACCAGTTGAATGGTGTGGTGCCTTCCAGCATAGGAAACTTGAAGAATTTGACTGTCTTCAGAGCCGGTGGGAATGCAAACCTGCAAGGTCCACTTCCTGCTGAGATTGGCAACTGTACGGAGCTTACCATGTTGGGCTTGGCTGAAACCAGCATCACTGGCCCCCTGCCCACAACTCTTGGCCAGCTTAAAAATCTGCAGACCCTTGCCATCTACACAGCCATGTTGTCAGGCCCAATACCAAAAGAGTTGGGAGATTGTCCTCAGCTTGACAGCATCTACCTTTACGAGAACTCCTTATCAGGTTCAATTCCTAGAGAGTTGGGTAGGCTCTCAAACCTTCAAAACCTGCTGCTATGGCAGAACAGCCTGGTTGGTACCATCCCGCCCGAAATCAGCAACTGTTCTTCATTGGTTGTCATTGATTTGTCGATGAACACTCTAACAGGAAGCATCCCTCAAAATTTTGGGAATTTGGCCAACCTTGAAGAGATCCTCTTGAGCTCCAATCAAATCTCAGGCTCTCTGCCCTCAAGCCTTGTTAAATGCACTGCTCTAACTCATATCGAGGTGGATAACAATGAGATTACAGGTCAGATACCTCCAGAGTTGGGAACTCTGAAGAATCTAACTTTGCTTTATCTGTgggaaaacaaaattgaagggACTATCCCATCCACGCTTGctgattgtgaaaatttggAGGCACTTGATCTTTCCCAGAATAATCTTGTTGGGCCCATCCCCAAACAGatattttcattgaaaaaccTTACAAAGTTGCTTCTGTTGTCCAATGATCTTTCCGGCCCAATCCCGGCAGAGATCGGCAACTGCACGTCATTGGTCCGATTGAGGGCAAGCAACAACCGGCTCTCTGGATCAATCCCATCTGAGATCGGAAGCTTGTCCAGcttgaattttcttgatttgggtCAGAACCAATTAATTGGATCAATTCCTCCAGAAATCTCTTCCTGCACAGGCCTTCAGTTTCTTGATCTTCATTCAAACAGCCTCTCCGGAAACATACCTGAAAGTATTGGCCGGCTGGTTGGCCTACAAGTGATTGACATATCAGAGAATTATCTAACCGGAGATTTTCCCCCAGCACTTGGTTCACTCACTTCCTTGACTAAGCTCATGCTTGGGTACAACAACTTCTCTAGCAGAATCCCTGCAGAACTTGGCAGGTGTAGTAAATTGCAGCTTTTGGATCTTAGCAGCAATAGATTTACTGGGGAGATCCCCCCAGAACTAGGGTCGCTCCCTTCTCTGGCAATCTCCCTGAACCTCAGCAAGAACTTCCTCACAGGCCAAATACCCCGTGAATTCTCCGGCCTTGTGAAGCTCGGAACTCTGGATCTGTCCCATAACTTGCTCACTGGAGATCTCTCTGTGCTTTCAACACTTCAAAATCTTGTGACACTCAATGTGAGTTTTAATAACTTTTCTGGCGCCTTACCAGACAcaccatttttcaaaaagctCCCCTTGAGTGATCTGACTGGAAATTCGGCACTGTGCATCTCTGGTGACTCGTGTTCCCGCATGCCTTCAGCAGCAAAATCCAGCATACTGAAATTGGCAATGAGTCTCCTGCTCAGTGCAACAGCACTGTTGCTGTTGCTAGCACTATACATGCTGATTAAGGTGCGAAATGGCGCACCTGATGACACCGGAGACCCTGAGATTGCTCCTCCGTGGAGCATAACACTCTTTCAGAAGAGGGATATTTTAGTTGATGACATACTACGAAGTCTCATACCAGGAAACATCATTGGCAAAGGGTGTTCTGGTGTGGTTTACAGAGCATTACTCTGCGGTGGTGACAGTATAGCAGTAAAGAGATTATGGCCTAGCAAGAAATGCAGTGAGCTAGCCTTTGCTTCAGAGACAAACACACTGGGTTCTATAAGGCACAAGAACATAGTAAGGCTGTTGGGCTACTGTAGTAACAGAAGCACTAAGCTCCTGTTGTATGATTACATGCCCAATGGCAGTTTGGGTTCTCTCCTTCATGATGAGAATGGCAAAGGTGTGGTGGTAGAATGGGAGATGAGGTACAATATCTTGTTGGGAGCAGCACAAGGGCTAGCTTACTTGCACCATGATTGTATACCTCCCATACTTCACAGGGACGTGAAAGCCAACAACATTCTATTGGGTCAAAGATACGAGCCTTACTTGGCCGACTTTGGGCTCGCTAAGTTGCTAAATGAAGATAATATGAGCTACTCTAGGTCCTCTCCACATCTTGCTGGTTCCTATGGCTATATTGCACCTG AGTATGCATCCATGTTACGCATTACGGAGAAAAGTGATGTCTACAGCTTCGGAGTGGTCCTCCTGGAAGTCCTCACTGGCAAACACCCACTGGACCCAACCTTCCCAGAAGGCCAGCATTTGGTTCAGTGGGTGAAGGACCACCTGAAAAGTAAAGGCAACGCGGTTGAGGTTCTGGATCCTAAGCTGCAAGGAAGGCCAGACTCGCAGATCCAAGAGATGCTACAATCTCTGGGCATATCGCTGCTCTGCATTAGCAACAACGCGGATGATCGGCCTACCATGAAAGATGTTGCAGCGCTCCTCAAGGAGATCCGCCATGATTTCCCAGGCGACGCCCATAAGCTTGATGTCTACAAGCAACCTGACAACCTCCCAAAGTACTCATCCACTGTCTCTAGCGCTAGATCGCTGCTGCCTCCATGCTCCTCATCTTCCTCTCTCCCATACTCTTCCTCTGTTTCTACCAAGATAAACCTCCAttga